Below is a genomic region from Paenibacillus rhizovicinus.
AAGGAACGTCCTGCTTCCAGCGCGGGAGCGGAGACGAGAAGAGCTAAGCCACCGATTCAGTCCGCGCCGACCGAGGTCCGATGGGCGCTGCAGGATATAGACCTGGCGATCGAGCCCGGCGAGACGGTGGCGCTCGTCGGCCCGAGCGGCGCAGGCAAGACGACGCTGCTCAATCTGATTCCGCGCTTCTCCGATCCGGCGAACGGACGGGTTTATCTGGACGGAATGGATACGCAAACGCTGACGCTGCATGCGCTCCGCGCCCAGATGGGACTCGTTCCGCAGGATCCGTTCTTCTTCCATGATACGGTTGCGAGTAATTTGCGCCTGGCCAAGGATACGGCAACAGCGGCGGAGATGGAGGCCGCGTGCCGAGCGGCGCAAATCCACGATACGATCATGGCGCTGCCCGAAGGCTACGAGACGGTCGTCGGCGAGCGGGGATACCGGTTATCGGGCGGCGAACGCCAGCGCCTCGCCATCGCGCGCGTCTTGCTCCAAGGACCGAAGATCGTCCTGCTCGACGAGGCGACGAGCGCGCTCGATACGGTAATCGAACGCAAGATCCAGGATGCGCTGGCCGTCCTGCTCGAAGGCCGAACGGCGCTCGTGATCGCGCACCGGCTTTCCACGATTCTGAAAGCGGATAAGATCGTCGTCATGGAGAAAGGGCGCATCGGAGCCATCGGTACCCATGCGGAGCTGGTGGAACGGAATCCGCTGTACAAAGAGCTGTATGAAACCCAGTTCCATATCGAAGGCGAGCTGCACCAGCAAGTTCCGGAGAGTTCATAAGTTCGAAATTAACCCGGAGAGTTCGTAAGTTCGTATTTAAGAGGAGATCATTGCCCACGGGTGATGGTCTCCTTTTTCGATAGGCGGTTCTTCAAGCGTATGATGAATGCTTCCACAGGGTAAAGTAACGTCAGATCATGTGCGCAAATGGCTAACCAAAAGTTAACGTTGACGTTAACGTTAATTCGGAATATGCTTAATATATAGAACGCCGCTGTACAGAAGAAGGGGGCATTACGATGGATACTTTTAAAATCGACGACGTCGCCAAGGAATGCGGGATGACGAAACGGACCATTCGCTACTATGAGGAAATCGGCCTGATCCCGCCTCCGGAACGCAGCGAGGGCGGCATACGGATTTATACCCGCGGACACATTGAACGGTTGAAGCAGGTCGTCAACGCCCGCGATGTGCTTGGTTTCTCGCTTCAGGAAATTCTGGACTTCGTGGCGGTTCGCGAGATCTTGGACGAGCAGAAGCAGAAATATTGGAAAACCGAGGAGCTGGAGGCGAAATTGGCGCAGCTTCGCGAGATTGAAACCACGGTCGCGCAGCAGCTCGCCAT
It encodes:
- a CDS encoding MerR family transcriptional regulator translates to MDTFKIDDVAKECGMTKRTIRYYEEIGLIPPPERSEGGIRIYTRGHIERLKQVVNARDVLGFSLQEILDFVAVREILDEQKQKYWKTEELEAKLAQLREIETTVAQQLAMVDQKLDKMAEFRQELERSQKRVTDGIARLTQERES